One genomic window of Cololabis saira isolate AMF1-May2022 chromosome 3, fColSai1.1, whole genome shotgun sequence includes the following:
- the aicda gene encoding single-stranded DNA cytosine deaminase, whose translation MITKLDSVLLPQKRFIFHYKNLRWARGRHETYLCFVVKKRVGPDSLSFDFGHLRNRTGCHVELLFLRHLGALCPGLWGYGVTGARKVSYSITWFCSWSPCVNCSFSLAQFLHQTPNLRLRIFVARLYFCDLEDSREREGLRMLKKAGVHITVMSYKDYFYCWQTFVARNKSKFKPWDGLQANSVRLARKLNRILQPCETEDLRDAFKLLGL comes from the exons ATGATTACTAAGCTAGACAG TGTACTTCTACCCCAAAAAAGGTTTATCTTTCATTACAAAAACTTGCGCTGGGCAAGAGGCCGGCATGAGACGTACCTCTGCTTCGTGGTGAAAAAGCGAGTGGGCCCAGATTCCTTATCCTTTGACTTTGGACATCTCCGCAATCGCACTGGCTGCCATGTAGAG TTGCTGTTCCTGCGTCACCTGGGAGCCCTGTGCCCCGGCCTGTGGGGGTATGGCGTTACAGGTGCGAGGAAGGTCAGCTACTCCATCACCTGGTTTTGCTCCTGGTCCCCCTGTGTCAACTGCTCTTTTAGTCTGGCCCAGTTCCTCCACCAGACACCCAATCTTCGCCTCAGGATATTCGTTGCTCGCCTTTATTTCTGTGACCTGGAAGACAGCCGCGAAAGAGAGGGTCTGAGAATGCTGAAAAAAGCCGGTGTGCACATCACAGTCATGAGTTACAAAG ATTACTTCTATTGCTGGCAGACCTTTGTGGCTCGGAATAAAAGCAAATTCAAACCCTGGGATGGACTGCAGGCAAATTCTGTTCGTCTGGCACGGAAACTCAACCGAATCCTCCAG CCCTGCGAGACAGAAGATTTAAGAGATGCCTTCAAGCTTCTTGGACTATGA
- the nat14 gene encoding probable N-acetyltransferase 14, giving the protein MVRLELDQVVIRRMKEDDIEVVKALIKEGSEGTENRLILHILTRPLCLFVLAVLSSVLRCLVHSFILALAIPVFLLTVFLKLTMPRSVGVLGSSRPYWDYVGSSYRGITDETLDNPYSSISGKTPGTKKSRRRIGCKDKDKETSSEKVTPEREQAAGQVWVADREGEIVGCIFRESEPRGGIRRICRLVTGCWYRREGLGRLLVQSLEKRERELGATRVFTHVPYPSKVGEAFFRKLGYQQLGETVNEEEEEDDEVKKETPERGFMGNPLTKVFYKHL; this is encoded by the exons ATGGTGAGGCTGGAGCTggaccaggtggtgatcaggagGATGAAGGAGGACGACATTGAAGTGGTTAAAGCCCTCATCAAG GAGGGCTCTGAGGGAACAGAGAACCGTCTCATCCTCCACATCCTGACTCGTCCACTTTGCCTCTTCGTCTTGGCTGTTCTTTCGTCGGTTCTTCGCTGCCTTGTCCACTCTTTTATCCTCGCTCTGGCTATTCCTGTCTTCCTGTTGACTGTCTTTCTCAAGCTCACCATGCCACGGTCAGTAGGGGTCCTGGGCAGCAGCCGCCCCTACTGGGACTACGTGGGCAGCAGCTACAGAGGGATCACAGATGAAACACTGGACAATCCTTATTCCAGCATCAGTGGAAAGACACCAGGGACAAAGAAG TCAAGGCGCAGAATTGGCTGCAAGGACAAAGACAAGGAGACGTCATCGGAGAAGGTCACCCCCGAGAGGGAGCAGGCAGCAGGTCAGGTGTGGGTGGCAGACCGCGAGGGGGAGATTGTGGGCTGTATCTTCCGGGAGAGTGAGCCGCGAGGAGGCATCAGGAGGATCTGCAGGCTAGTGACAGGCTGCTGGTACCGCAGGGAGGGCCTGGGCCGACTGCTGGTCCAGAGTctggaaaagagagagagggagttgGGCGCAACCAGAGTCTTTACGCACGTCCCTTACCCGTCCAAAGTGGGGGAAGCCTTTTTCAGAAAACTTGGCTATCAGCAGCTGGGGGAGACTGttaatgaagaagaagaagaagatgatgagGTGAAGAAAGAGACTCCAGAGAGAGGTTTTATGGGAAACCCTCTCACTAAGGTTTTTTACAAACATTTGTGA
- the znf628 gene encoding zinc finger protein 628 yields MANSVALVVQAELLPPQSTAALSPFPSLLGSGEDGEDDREGDKGVVDGGEEEEVVLDMVTSSVPGAAQQPEQTDHPFQCLDCGKSFRWSSRLTHHQRSHNNERPYRCNLCPKAFKGSSALLYHQRSHSGEKPYKCQDCGKAFKRSSLLQVHQSVHTGVRTFLCPYCPLTFKWSSHYQYHLRQHTGECPYPCDTCPKAFKNSSSLRRHKNVHLGLKPYTCSVCNKSFTQSTNLRQHMRIHTGERPYICSECGRSFTHSSNLALHKNSHSNNAGAKEGKRGEDGRKGNEVVEVVVGTEEVTSSMLTDMVGFVSQEGTDGVGVGMEEVFLSTTSSGPNPSLLPQLTLAPSGQNVCSSRPIGTEVHLSTGAGTSVLLYSCGSCSNTFSTRTDLEEHQAIHMAPEEHVASAEAGHGPGMEVGDGLVGAGHLLADFEEVVETTTVGESGHSTEVLLSLAEGADGSNANVGTTQAQFDLLQSFTEVTQSSEATQPEARTTWAGLSCGYCNKTFKTSGGLNRHMSLMHSLSSQSRSQFSCSACDRSFPLLSSLLTHQHSHTPEQRLLAEAEAEIVCPPSLSLSLPLPSSPSQADKQPEGQRELQVDIIAVGEEQEEQSTKVTKSHKKSGSSKSTPAGERPYRCSECGKAFKGSSGLKYHMRDHTGERPYRCTECGKSFKRSSLLSIHQRVHTGVRAFQCPHCPLTFKWSSHYQYHLRQHTGERPYVCKECGKSFKNTSCLRRHSQMHSGLRPHICSICSKSFSQTSNLKQHERTHSGERPFKCSHCNKSFTHSSNLQLHLRTHSSSKDYKCPYCSKEFVMHSYLQRHIRTHGSGVSLPCSGAGSKEGVPVKASVGGVTTTTTLLNPITLKSSGNNGSLIVSQPALNIPPNSSQNYFMIQTANGLQLIPLSFPTPVPPPPPPPSQSQNFLLLQCPSNNGSQSSLILLPAANNPPPAPESQSLPVLQTLQAFQPVLNQTQTQIPQFTTVSQQQQTRIIITSNNNNAQTTVATPTHSLSASSLLTKPILGKSTRTARGRRGRKPKAALQKCAAAPVSQTADGAVPVTNCDVTSSLQTVPAANAATASSPLSTLSHCPLSTSSSAMSTQSSTTVTPTTDTSGLTPAVSMVTAATISVSTPVSAAPEEKPLSSVEQIRSEETMLGKQLVLCFDNEEHAKEGVSVEQGGESYVLQFERNASGEMADGGMSGEGKSLVLQFKRDDQGAGEKSGDKEGMMSLLHDWGGEKQSGTQVGGEGGQEESYVLHFHTEAQDSSSSSATFSQGQDNSLQLSCTATQSLVPLDGQEVVFELGEETKLEQEADEGMQMIALIEGEGGMMGGEGTGCNSPSGTVNEDEGAMEGIFQLENGDEIVIIEVSTSNLREDRLEREEEEIVKSSQVKYESPTADVKEKSVNERNSTESTEVQISAEDTRNGTIS; encoded by the exons ATGGCCAACTCTGTGGCCTTAGTGGTGCAAGCAGAACTCCTGCCGCCtcagtccactgcagctctatCTCCCTTCCCCTCACTTCTTGGCTCaggagaggatggagaggatGACAGGGAGGGAGACAAGGGCGTAGTAGAtggtggagaggaggaggaggtggtcctTGAcatggtgacgtcatcggtgccagGTGCTGCTCAGCAGCCCGAGCAAACGGATCATCCCTTTCAGTGTCTTGACTGTGGCAAGAGCTTCAGGTGGTCGTCCAGGCTCACACACCACCAGCGGAGCCACAACAATGAGAGACCCTACCGCTGCAACCTCTGCCCCAAGGCCTTTAAGGGCTCATCTGCCCTGCTCTACCACCAACG gtCTCACTCAGGGGAGAAGCCTTATAAATGCCAAGACTGCGGCAAAGCCTTTAAACGCTCATCTCTCTTACAG GTCCATCAGAGTGTCCACACTGGAGTCCGAACCTTCTTGTGCCCGTATTGTCCCCTGACGTTCAAGTGGAGTTCTCACTACCAGTATCATCTGCGCCAGCACACTGGCGAGTGCCCGTACCCATGCGACACTTGCCCCAAGGCATTCAAGAACTCAAGCAGCCTGCGACGACACAAGAACGTTCATCTTGGTCTCAAGCCTTACACATGCTCTGTGTGTAACAAATCCTTCACTCAGTCCACTAACCTGAGGCAGCATATGAGGATACATACAGGCGAGAGGCCGTACATCTGCAGCGAGTGTGGCCGAAGCTTCACACATTCATCAAACCTGGCTCTGCACAAGAACTCTCACTCCAACAATGCAGGAGCAAAGGAGGGAAAGAGGGGagaggatggaaggaaaggaaatgagGTAGTGGAGGTGGTAGTCGGGACAGAGGAAGTAACATCATCAATGTTGACAGACATGGTGGGATTTGTGAGCCAGGAAGGAACTGATGGAGTCGGGGTGGGGATGGAAGAAGTATTCCTGTCAACCACCTCGTCTGGTCCCAATCCAAGCCTTCTCCCACAGCTCACCCTTGCTCCCTCTGGACAGAATGTGTGCTCATCGAGGCCCATTGGAACAGAGGTTCACCTGAGCACTGGCGCTGGGACCAGTGTGCTGCTGTACAGCTGCGGCAGCTGCAGCAACACTTTTAGTACACGAACGGATCTCGAGGAGCACCAGGCCATCCACATGGCTCCAGAGGAACACGTGGCCAGTGCGGAGGCAGGGCATGGGCCAGGCATGGAGGTTGGGGATGGCCTTGTAGGCGCTGGACACCTGCTGGCTGACTTTGAGGAGGTGGTGGAGACTACCACTGTGGGTGAAAGTGGACACTCAACAGAGGTGCTCCTCAGCTTAGCGGAGGGAGCAGATGGCAGTAATGCA AATGTGGGCACCACCCAGGCCCAGTTTGACCTGCTGCAGAGCTTCACGGAGGTGACTCAGAGCTCTGAGGCCACTCAGCCAGAGGCCAGAACCACATGGGCAGGGCTGTCATGTGGCTACTGCAATAAGACCTTTAAGACTAGTGGAGGCCTCAATAGACACATGTCACTG atgCATTCTCTTTCATCACAGTCCCGTTCCCAGTTCAGCTGCTCCGCCTGCGACCGCTCGTTCCCTCTTCTCTCCTCACTCCTCACCCACCAGCACTCGCACACCCCAGAGCAGCGCCTCCTGGCCGAGGCAGAGGCTGAGATTGTGTGTCCTCCGTCCCTTTCGCTGTCTCTCCCCCTGCCCTCCTCTCCCAGCCAGGCCGACAAGCAGCCGGAGGGCCAGAGGGAGCTCCAAGTTGACATCATTGCAGTCGGCGAGGAGCAAGAGGAACAGTCGACCAAAGTGACCAAATCCCACAAAAAGTCAGGATCCAGCAAGAGCACTCCAGCTGGAG AGAGGCCGTACCGCTGTTCTGAGTGTGGAAAagccttcaaaggttcatcagGGCTGAAGTATCACATGAGGGATCACACCGGGGAGAGACCTTATCGCTGCACTGAGTGTGGAAAGAGCTTCAAGAGATCATCATTGCTTTCTATCCATCAGCGG GTGCATACAGGAGTCCGGGCATTCCAGTGCCCTCATTGCCCTCTGACGTTCAAATGGAGTTCTCACTACCAATATCACCTGCGACAACACACGGGTGAGAGGCCATATGTGTGTAAAGAGTGTGGCAAGTCTTTCAAAAACACCAGTTGTCTGCGTCGACATAGTCAGATGCATTCTGGACTGCGGCCTCATATATGCTCCATCTGCTCCAAGTCTTTCTCCCAGACATCTAATCTCAAACAG CATGAACGTACTCATTCCGGTGAGAGGCCTTTTAAGTGCTCACACTGCAATAAAAGTTTTACACACTCCTCCAACCTCCAGCTCCACCTTCGCACACACTCTTCAAGCAAGGACTACAAATGCCCATACTGCTCCAAGGAGTTTGTCATGCACTCGTATCTGCAGAGACACATCCGCACCCATGGCAGTGGTGTTTCCCTTCCCtgttctggtgctggaagcAAAGAAGGCGTGCCTGTGAAAGCAAGTGTGGGAGGAGTAACAACCACCACCACCTTGCTCAATCCCATCACCCTGAAATCCTCAGGAAACAATGGCAGTCTGATTGTGTCCCAGCCAGCACTTAATATTCCCCCCAACAGCTCTCAGAATTACTTTATGATTCAGACGGCCAACGGCCTGCAGCTTATTCCTCTGTCCTTCCCTACACCCGTTCCCCCACCTCCACCGCCTCCGTCCCAGTCGCAAAACTTTCTCCTGCTGCAGTGTCCCTCCAATAATGGCAGCCAGTCCAGTCTGATTCTCCTCCCTGCAGCAAACAACCCTCCACCAGCTCCAGAGTCTCAGTCCCTCCCTGTACTCCAGACTCTCCAAGCATTCCAGCCTGTCCTCAACCAAACACAAACTCAGATACCCCAGTTTACGACAGTATCTCAGCAACAACAGACCAGAATCATAATTACGAGCAATAATAACAATGCACAAACCACTGTCGCCACACCAACTCACAGCCTCTCAGCCAGTTCCCTGCTGACCAAGCCCATATTAGGGAAGAGCACGCGGACAGCACGGGGCCGACGGGGACGCAAACCCAAAGCCGCTCTTCAGAAATGTGCAGCAGCTCCTGTTAGTCAGACTGCAGATGGAGCTGTTCCAGTAACAAACTGTGATGTGACAAGCAGCCTCCAGACTGTTCCCGCTGCTAACGCTGCTACAGCGTCATCGCCTTTGTCCACCCTTTCTCACTGTCCTCTGTCAACATCTTCCTCTGCTATGTCAACGCAGTCATCCACCACTGTAACCCCCACAACGGACACCTCAGGACTCACGCCAGCTGTTTCCATGGTTACAGCAGCCACAATTTCAGTTTCTACTCCTGTGTCTGCTGCTCCAGAGGAGAAGCCTCTTTCTTCTGTGGAGCAAATAAGAAGTGAAGAAACTATGCTGGGGAAACAGTTAGTGTTGTGTTTTGATAATGAAGAACATGCAAAGGAGGGAGTGAGTGTGGAGCAGGGTGGCGAGTCATATGTGTTACAGTTTGAGAGGAATGCCTCTGGTGAGATGGCAGACGGTGGAATGAGCGGAGAGGGTAAATCACTTGTGTTACAGTTCAAGAGAGATGACCAAGGTGCAGGAGAAAAGAGTGGAGATAAGGAAGGGATGATGTCACTTCTGCATGACTGGGGTGGAGAAAAGCAGAGTGGGACACAGGTAGGAGGGGAGGGTGGCCAGGAAGAGTCTTATGTCCTCCATTTCCACACAGAGGCACAAGATAGTAGTTCATCCAGTGCTACCTTCAGCCAGGGGCAGGACAACAGCCTGCAGCTTTCCTGCACAGCTACCCAAAGTTTGGTACCCCTTGATGGGCAGGAGGTGGTATTCGAACTTGGGGAGGAAACCAAGCTGGAGCAGGAAGCTGATGAGGGGATGCAAATGATAGCACTGATCGAAGGAGAGGGCGGCATGATGGGGGGAGAGGGGACGGGTTGCAATAGTCCAAGTGGCACAGTTAATGAGGATGAAGGAGCCATGGAAGGCATATTTCAGCTGGAAAATGGTGATGAAATTGTTATAATTGAGGTCAGCACAAGTAATTTAAGAGAAGACAGActggagagggaggaggaggagatcgTGAAAAGCAGTCAAGTGAAATATGAAAGTCCAACGGCAGACGTTAAGGAAAAGTCTGTGAATGAACGCAACTCTACGGAAAGCACAGAGGTACAAATATCAGCTGAAGACACAAGAAACGGCACTATATCCTAA
- the il11a gene encoding interleukin-11: MKLLLDSSSSLLFSLLLAQLPVFASASPVPQRRAGDLDKLTNQTRNLMRLAQELLREHAFDSDVESHRFRSLPEMSNRSANDLNNLELKPTLSKLHADLKLYEHHFEWLNMVSKKHHNPAVPKLKEMIREMKSLISLLHRQMQRVEAPRLTPATPSLPPQLPHHFDVLQSSHELLQHFKLFCDWAYRAFISLKPKASAAQ, translated from the exons ATGAAAT TACTGCTCGACTCCTCCTCGTCGCTGCTCTTCTCGCTGCTATTGGCCCAGCTGCCCGTGTTCGCGTCTGCGTCCCCGGTCCCGCAGCGGCGCGCCGGAGACCTGGACAAACTCACCAATCAGACCCGAAATCTGATGAGGCTGGCGCAAGAACTGCTG agAGAGCATGCGTTTGACTCAGATGTGGAGTCCCACAGGTTCAGGTCTCTGCCGGAAATGAGCAACAGATCAGCCAATGACCTTAACAATCTTGAG CTGAAGCCCACGCTCTCTAAGCTCCATGCTGACCTGAAGCTGTACGAGCACCATTTTGAGTGGCTGAATATGGTTTCAAAGAAGCACCACAACCCTGCAGTGCCCAAGCTCAAGGAGATGATCAGAGAAATGAAATCACTCATCAGTCTACTGCACCGTCAG ATGCAGAGAGTTGAAGCGCCAAGGCTGACACCAGCAACTCCCTCACTCCCCCCTCAGCTCCCACATCACTTTGACGTCCTGCAGTCAAGCCACGAGCTTCTCCAACACTTCAAGCTCTTCTGTGATTGGGCCTATAGAGCGTTCATCAGCCTAAAGCCCAAAGCTTCTGCTGCGCAATGA